The following are encoded together in the Parabacteroides chongii genome:
- a CDS encoding sigma-54-dependent transcriptional regulator, protein MPSILIVEDDITFSLMLKTWLGKKGFEVKTFSSVSDAKRQIENGGYDLILSDLRLPDGDGIDLLKWVKEKQTSLPLIMMTSYAEIQTAVQAIKLGASDYIAKPLNPEELLGKIRELIKTVPAEHHPAAKSSESNTYIEGQSPAARQLFDHVRLVAPTDMSVLITGASGTGKEYIARRIHEQSNRSKAPFIAVDCGAIPKDLAASEFFGHVKGSFTGAIDNKTGAFVAAQGGTIFLDEIGNLTYEVQVQLLRALQERKIKPIGTNDEIAINVRLISATNENLRTAIEKGDFREDLYHRINEFTVRIPDLKERKEDLLLFANNFLDQANAELQKDIIGFDNETIRLFQSYSWPGNLRQMKNVIKYATLLATGRYITRHELPEELTDAPAKDTRILLKDEAHESELIKRALQESGNNKTRAAQLLGIDRKTLYNKLKLYNLD, encoded by the coding sequence ATGCCGTCGATTCTTATAGTAGAAGATGATATAACTTTTTCTTTGATGCTAAAGACCTGGTTGGGTAAAAAGGGCTTCGAAGTAAAAACATTTAGCTCTGTTTCAGATGCAAAGCGTCAGATAGAAAACGGAGGTTACGATCTTATCCTGTCCGATTTGCGTTTACCGGATGGCGACGGGATCGATCTGTTGAAATGGGTAAAAGAGAAACAGACCTCTTTGCCGCTGATCATGATGACAAGCTATGCAGAAATACAAACGGCTGTTCAGGCAATCAAGCTGGGTGCTTCTGACTATATAGCCAAACCGTTGAATCCGGAAGAGTTATTGGGAAAGATACGTGAATTGATAAAAACGGTACCGGCAGAACATCATCCGGCTGCAAAATCATCGGAGAGTAATACTTATATTGAAGGTCAAAGTCCCGCTGCCCGACAGTTGTTCGACCATGTGCGTCTGGTGGCTCCGACGGATATGTCCGTGTTGATAACGGGGGCGAGTGGTACTGGAAAAGAATATATTGCCCGTCGTATCCACGAACAGAGTAACCGTAGTAAAGCGCCGTTTATCGCTGTAGATTGCGGTGCTATCCCGAAAGATTTGGCTGCGTCCGAGTTTTTCGGTCATGTGAAAGGTTCGTTTACCGGGGCGATAGATAATAAAACCGGTGCATTTGTAGCGGCACAAGGCGGTACGATATTTCTGGATGAAATAGGTAACTTGACTTACGAGGTACAAGTGCAGCTGCTTCGTGCCTTGCAGGAGCGTAAAATAAAACCGATCGGAACGAACGATGAAATAGCTATTAATGTACGGTTAATTTCGGCAACGAATGAGAATCTGCGTACTGCAATAGAGAAAGGGGATTTTCGCGAAGACCTTTATCATCGTATCAACGAATTTACGGTTCGCATTCCGGACCTGAAAGAACGTAAAGAGGACTTATTGCTTTTTGCTAATAATTTCCTTGACCAGGCAAATGCGGAATTACAGAAAGATATTATCGGTTTCGATAACGAGACGATCCGACTTTTCCAGTCTTATTCATGGCCGGGAAACCTGCGTCAGATGAAGAATGTCATCAAATATGCAACACTTCTGGCTACAGGACGTTATATTACGCGTCATGAACTTCCTGAAGAACTAACGGATGCCCCTGCAAAAGACACCCGCATCCTCTTGAAAGACGAAGCTCACGAAAGCGAATTGATCAAACGTGCCCTCCAGGAATCCGGCAACAATAAAACCCGTGCCGCCCAACTATTGGGAATCGATCGGAAAACGTTGTATAATAAGTTGAAACTTTATAATTTGGATTGA
- a CDS encoding DUF418 domain-containing protein — MEHEMPLKSPRIEVVDALRGFAVMAIMFLHNIEHFNFYEFPEVTSDFMKSLDKGVWDTLFFLFGGKAYAIFSLLFGFSFFIQYNNQARKGKDFRLRFLWRLCLLFVIGCFNGAFFPGDILVLYAIIGVVLILVCRWSDRAVLIAAVILMFQPVEWGKFFYAMLHPDYMASAEQWLVHHRKMYPFLSQPDFLEMVKSNLWDGQLFSILWGWSYGRFFQTASLFMLGMLIGRKQLFVNLAEHRTFWQRAFLIGLICFIPLYYLSLSLPDLLTNRSMLTPMNTIVSSFRNFSFMCVLVSVFVFLWQQATSHKILYGLVPYGKMSLTNYLSQSIIGSFIYFGYGLGLYKYLGVIASFGVGVLLFILQLGFCHWWLKNHKQGPFEGAWRKATWICS, encoded by the coding sequence ATGGAGCACGAAATGCCACTCAAGTCACCACGCATTGAAGTTGTTGACGCATTAAGAGGATTCGCCGTTATGGCGATTATGTTTTTACATAATATCGAACATTTTAATTTCTACGAATTTCCGGAAGTCACTTCTGATTTTATGAAAAGCCTGGATAAAGGAGTCTGGGACACACTGTTTTTCCTTTTTGGAGGGAAGGCCTATGCGATCTTCTCTTTATTGTTCGGGTTCAGCTTTTTTATTCAGTATAATAACCAGGCCAGGAAAGGCAAGGATTTCCGTTTGCGTTTTCTGTGGCGGCTCTGTTTATTGTTTGTTATAGGTTGCTTCAACGGGGCTTTCTTTCCGGGAGATATACTTGTCCTTTATGCAATAATCGGTGTCGTACTCATTCTTGTTTGCCGCTGGAGTGATCGTGCTGTATTAATTGCTGCCGTTATCCTGATGTTTCAGCCTGTGGAATGGGGTAAATTCTTTTATGCAATGCTGCATCCTGATTATATGGCTTCGGCCGAGCAATGGCTGGTGCATCACAGAAAAATGTATCCATTCCTCAGCCAGCCTGATTTTTTGGAGATGGTCAAATCGAATTTATGGGATGGCCAACTGTTCAGCATTCTATGGGGCTGGAGCTACGGACGCTTTTTCCAGACTGCATCTTTGTTCATGTTGGGTATGTTGATCGGACGTAAACAGTTGTTTGTGAATCTTGCGGAACACCGTACTTTTTGGCAACGTGCCTTCTTGATCGGTCTTATTTGTTTCATCCCTCTGTATTATTTGTCTTTGTCGTTGCCGGATTTATTGACGAACAGGAGTATGCTTACTCCGATGAATACGATTGTATCCTCTTTCCGTAACTTTTCATTCATGTGTGTCCTGGTTTCTGTCTTTGTTTTTCTGTGGCAACAGGCAACTTCCCATAAAATTTTATATGGATTAGTTCCTTATGGAAAGATGAGCTTGACTAATTATCTGAGCCAGTCGATCATAGGTTCGTTTATCTATTTCGGTTATGGTCTGGGACTGTATAAATACCTGGGTGTCATTGCCAGTTTCGGAGTAGGAGTGTTGTTGTTCATCCTTCAGTTAGGCTTCTGTCATTGGTGGTTAAAGAATCATAAACAAGGGCCGTTCGAAGGAGCATGGCGTAAAGCGACCTGGATTTGTTCCTGA
- a CDS encoding phosphoethanolamine transferase: protein MSYFIKLRDWFTSQEHLLFLFALLFIVPNCVLFFTEPLPVTVGIASLILPYAFWVGLLLLARKPGIVVWCLLPKVILDGGQLVLLHLFGESVIAVDMFLNLTSSTASEASELLGNIFLVIIGVFFFYTLPTLLLATWSVRMKAKLTGPFRKKWAIRSFGVFILGIILCLLAPIQGHQVSLKDDFYPGNALYNLYFAINKAEKNSNYHITSADFRFNAMKPEQADGKREIYVLVVGETSRAMEWSLYGYERETTPRMEKLDGLVHFTDVVTQSNNTHKSVPIILSAASAEDYGVIYDEKSIVTAFREAGFHTVVIANQNLSTSMIGSFYREADAFIDMSTFKPKSAYLTSLHDGELLPYLQKELDKTEGNLFFVIHTYGSHFNYHERYPKDFSLFKPDKAEGIRASYKKELRNAYDNSILYTDYVLSEIAGMLAKTNACASMLYLSDHGEDIFDDARARYLHASPIPTYYQLHIPYVIWFSDTYRETYPEKYQMAEAHQALPVSTNSVFHTVLDLAGIHTDVSDSTLAVSNSSFTVRDRMYLGDHDDPVPFWKVGLKKTDFEMLDKWGIVYDKD, encoded by the coding sequence ATGAGTTATTTTATAAAGTTGAGGGATTGGTTCACATCCCAGGAACATTTACTGTTCCTGTTTGCGTTGCTGTTTATTGTTCCTAATTGTGTCCTGTTCTTTACAGAACCGTTGCCTGTCACAGTTGGGATTGCTTCTTTGATATTACCTTATGCTTTTTGGGTCGGTCTGCTTTTGCTGGCACGTAAGCCGGGAATCGTAGTTTGGTGCCTGTTGCCGAAAGTCATACTGGACGGAGGGCAATTGGTGCTGCTTCACCTTTTCGGCGAATCGGTCATTGCAGTGGATATGTTCCTGAATCTGACCAGCTCGACAGCCTCCGAAGCCAGTGAATTGCTTGGAAATATCTTTTTGGTGATTATAGGTGTCTTTTTCTTTTATACGTTGCCGACTTTATTGCTGGCTACCTGGTCTGTCCGGATGAAAGCGAAATTGACAGGGCCTTTCCGTAAGAAATGGGCCATACGGAGTTTCGGTGTTTTCATTTTGGGGATTATTCTTTGTTTGTTGGCTCCGATCCAGGGGCATCAGGTCTCTCTGAAAGATGATTTTTATCCGGGAAATGCCCTTTATAATCTTTACTTCGCGATCAATAAAGCGGAGAAAAACAGCAACTATCATATCACATCCGCTGATTTCAGATTCAATGCGATGAAGCCGGAACAGGCCGACGGGAAGCGTGAAATTTATGTGCTGGTAGTCGGAGAGACTTCACGTGCTATGGAATGGAGCTTGTATGGCTATGAGCGGGAAACGACTCCCCGGATGGAAAAACTGGATGGATTGGTTCATTTTACCGATGTGGTGACACAATCCAATAATACGCATAAGAGTGTCCCCATCATTCTGTCGGCAGCCAGTGCGGAGGATTACGGAGTGATATATGATGAAAAAAGTATCGTTACCGCTTTTAGGGAAGCCGGTTTTCATACGGTGGTGATAGCCAATCAAAATTTGAGCACTTCGATGATCGGTTCGTTTTACCGGGAGGCGGATGCTTTCATCGATATGAGTACATTTAAACCGAAATCAGCTTATCTTACTTCGCTGCATGACGGAGAATTGCTCCCTTATCTGCAAAAAGAACTGGATAAGACAGAAGGAAACCTGTTTTTTGTGATTCATACTTACGGATCGCATTTTAATTATCACGAACGTTATCCGAAAGATTTTTCTCTGTTTAAGCCGGATAAAGCGGAAGGAATCCGTGCCTCCTATAAAAAGGAGTTGCGCAATGCTTATGATAATTCAATCCTTTATACAGATTACGTACTGAGCGAAATTGCCGGTATGCTGGCAAAAACGAATGCCTGTGCTTCCATGCTTTATCTGAGCGACCATGGTGAAGATATTTTCGATGATGCCCGTGCGCGTTATCTGCATGCATCTCCGATCCCGACTTATTATCAGTTGCATATACCTTATGTGATCTGGTTCTCGGATACATACCGCGAAACTTATCCGGAAAAATATCAGATGGCAGAAGCACATCAGGCTCTGCCGGTCAGCACGAACAGCGTGTTCCATACAGTGCTGGATCTTGCCGGAATACATACGGATGTTTCCGATTCTACATTGGCGGTGTCTAATTCGTCTTTTACGGTCCGTGATCGTATGTACCTTGGAGATCATGATGATCCCGTACCTTTCTGGAAAGTCGGACTGAAGAAAACCGACTTCGAGATGTTGGACAAATGGGGAATTGTTTACGACAAGGATTGA
- a CDS encoding DUF3440 domain-containing protein, with the protein MMREKINVYEAVQARLDKIFSDFDNIYVSFSGGKDSGVLLNLCIDYIREHRLKRKLGVFHMDYEVQYQETTSYVDRTLASNADILEIYRVCVPFKVPTCTSMFQNYWRPWDKLQQNIWVNKMPENSLKAEDFPFYNEDMWDYQFQLLFAGWLHEKKQAGRTCCLIGIRTQESFNRWRAIHIKSKVQTYRRLKWVHQVMPRVYNAYPIFDWKTKDIWIANGKFQWDYNHLYDLYYQAGVPLEKQRVASPFISQALASLKLYRAIDPDMWGKMIGRVNGVGFAGLYGGTSALGWQSVKLPKGMTWKSYMEFLLKTLPEKTRNGYLQKLSVSIKFWRDKGGCLAEETIEKLQQIGVPIRVEDSTNYKTKKKPVRMEYLDDIDIPEFKELPTYKRVCICILKNDYYCKYMGFSLNIHERKQKENILQLYNSELYGGIY; encoded by the coding sequence ATGATGAGAGAAAAGATAAATGTTTACGAAGCAGTACAAGCGCGGTTGGATAAGATATTTTCCGACTTCGATAATATATATGTATCCTTTTCCGGTGGTAAAGACAGCGGTGTGCTGTTGAATTTGTGTATTGACTATATACGTGAACACCGGTTGAAGCGAAAACTGGGTGTATTTCATATGGATTATGAGGTGCAGTACCAGGAAACGACATCTTATGTAGACCGGACACTGGCTTCTAATGCGGATATTTTGGAAATATATAGAGTTTGTGTTCCCTTCAAAGTTCCGACCTGTACCTCGATGTTCCAAAACTATTGGCGTCCCTGGGATAAGCTACAGCAAAATATCTGGGTAAACAAAATGCCTGAAAACTCTTTGAAAGCTGAAGATTTTCCATTCTATAATGAAGATATGTGGGATTATCAGTTTCAGTTGTTGTTTGCAGGATGGCTGCATGAGAAAAAGCAGGCTGGAAGAACTTGCTGTTTGATCGGGATACGTACTCAGGAGAGCTTCAACAGATGGAGGGCTATCCATATAAAAAGTAAGGTACAGACCTATCGGCGGTTGAAATGGGTTCATCAGGTAATGCCTCGTGTCTATAACGCTTATCCTATCTTTGATTGGAAAACGAAAGATATATGGATTGCCAACGGTAAGTTTCAATGGGATTATAATCATTTGTACGACCTGTATTATCAGGCCGGAGTGCCTCTTGAAAAACAGCGGGTGGCAAGTCCTTTTATTTCCCAGGCGCTGGCTAGCCTGAAACTATACCGGGCGATAGATCCCGATATGTGGGGAAAGATGATCGGACGGGTCAACGGTGTCGGTTTTGCCGGATTATATGGCGGCACTTCCGCTTTGGGATGGCAATCGGTCAAGTTGCCTAAAGGAATGACCTGGAAGTCTTATATGGAATTCCTGTTAAAAACATTGCCTGAGAAGACGCGTAACGGTTATTTACAGAAGTTGTCTGTCAGCATAAAATTCTGGCGGGATAAAGGAGGATGCCTTGCTGAGGAAACGATCGAGAAACTGCAACAGATCGGGGTCCCTATCCGGGTGGAAGACAGCACGAATTATAAGACAAAAAAGAAACCAGTCCGTATGGAATATCTGGATGATATCGATATTCCGGAATTTAAGGAACTGCCGACCTATAAACGGGTTTGTATCTGTATTCTGAAAAACGATTACTATTGTAAATATATGGGATTCTCATTGAATATTCATGAGAGAAAACAAAAGGAAAATATTTTACAACTTTATAACTCTGAATTATATGGAGGAATATACTAG
- a CDS encoding ATP-binding response regulator — translation MAEQSGHITLKVILGYLLLIAIAICSVVYIYRIIEQVAGEEEPDGKARQKVYLVTNTLSLLYESEALGQLVGMPQNDVNHFNRTLNKAHRNMDSLRVLITDSVQLLKIDTIDMLLRQKRLNTRRLLETWKETNTEHLYTINIEKVIAEQDTFIEQKEIKEHVVVKQDTIFSQKKPRGFFRRLADAFSPSREDTSIIVNTTRQIVTDTLVNAYNPSDTIASVLKSLQDSVAGQRKLLADQLLERAANLRYNNSIVTRKINQILRDIEEEEVNASLERMQNKQLILRETSLLIAGIAVVSVIIVIIFIFMITRDVSKSKYYRMQLEKAKQYAEDLLHSREKMMLTISHDIRAPLSSIIGYIDLLLKRHPDERQQYYLENMSGSSSHILSLVNDLLDFHRLESGKMEIQRVPFSVSALFNEIFTSFRPIAESKDLTFVLNLKEEGTDKLYIGDPIRIRQVVGNLLSNALKFTREGRVVMVISITALTDNSARLNVLVSDSGPGIPPEEQERIFGEFTRLSATEKAEGFGLGLSITRKMTALMGGELSLKSVVGQGCDFTIELPLTVADVQVLPAPEEEITVEPSGPSFAGREVYCLLVDDDPLQLALTEEYLRQNHVEVTCCTDPFSVVSLLQNTAFDAVITDIQMPGMDGYQLLESIRKSGIPGSDSIPVIALSASVENEHDHYLESGFTGFLNKPFTARQLISLLNKLLSTELVITSDFNFDSLTAFAGEDREASASILKTFIEETGKSNALLEDSLRDNDRELSAKTSHKMVPLFTMLGATSLVEKLRTIEKNAATLPEEEWKSLLSEVIVEVKKIIDQAVSLVGSC, via the coding sequence ATGGCAGAACAAAGTGGACATATTACCCTTAAGGTTATTCTGGGATATTTGTTGTTGATTGCAATAGCGATCTGCTCTGTCGTATATATCTATCGGATCATCGAACAGGTGGCCGGTGAGGAAGAACCGGACGGAAAAGCCCGCCAGAAAGTTTATCTTGTAACAAATACGTTATCACTGCTTTATGAAAGTGAGGCATTGGGGCAGTTGGTCGGTATGCCTCAGAATGATGTAAATCACTTTAACCGGACATTGAATAAGGCTCACCGCAATATGGACTCACTGCGTGTCCTGATCACCGACTCAGTTCAATTATTGAAGATCGATACGATCGATATGCTGCTAAGGCAGAAACGGTTGAATACCCGGCGTTTGCTGGAAACCTGGAAAGAAACGAATACGGAACATCTTTATACGATCAATATCGAAAAGGTGATAGCCGAACAGGATACATTCATCGAGCAAAAGGAGATAAAAGAACATGTGGTAGTCAAGCAGGATACCATCTTTTCCCAAAAGAAGCCGCGCGGTTTTTTCCGCCGTCTGGCAGACGCTTTCTCTCCCAGCCGTGAAGATACGAGTATTATCGTCAATACAACCCGCCAGATCGTGACGGATACTCTGGTGAACGCTTATAATCCTTCGGATACGATTGCCAGTGTGCTGAAAAGCCTGCAGGATAGTGTTGCGGGACAACGTAAACTGTTGGCGGATCAGTTACTGGAACGCGCTGCTAATCTGAGGTATAATAATAGTATAGTTACCCGTAAGATCAACCAGATATTACGTGATATCGAAGAAGAAGAGGTGAACGCTTCGCTGGAACGCATGCAGAACAAACAGTTGATTTTGCGTGAAACATCTTTGCTGATTGCCGGTATTGCCGTCGTCTCTGTTATTATTGTGATCATCTTTATCTTTATGATCACCCGTGATGTCTCGAAAAGTAAATATTACAGAATGCAATTGGAGAAGGCGAAGCAGTATGCCGAAGACCTGTTGCATAGCCGGGAAAAGATGATGTTGACGATCAGCCATGATATCAGGGCTCCGCTCTCTTCCATCATCGGATATATAGATCTTTTGCTGAAAAGGCATCCGGACGAACGGCAACAGTATTATCTGGAAAATATGTCCGGCTCTTCTAGTCATATCTTGTCACTGGTCAATGACCTGCTGGATTTTCACCGGCTTGAATCGGGGAAAATGGAGATACAGCGGGTTCCATTCAGCGTGTCGGCCTTGTTCAATGAGATATTTACCAGTTTCCGGCCGATTGCCGAATCGAAGGATCTTACATTTGTCCTGAATCTGAAAGAGGAAGGGACGGATAAGTTATATATCGGAGATCCGATCCGTATCCGCCAGGTGGTGGGTAATTTGTTGTCGAATGCCCTTAAGTTTACGCGTGAGGGACGGGTTGTCATGGTGATATCCATCACTGCTTTAACAGATAACAGTGCGCGGCTGAATGTGCTGGTAAGTGATTCCGGTCCGGGAATCCCTCCCGAAGAGCAGGAACGTATATTCGGAGAATTTACCCGTCTTTCTGCCACTGAAAAAGCCGAAGGGTTTGGATTGGGCTTATCTATCACTCGGAAGATGACGGCATTGATGGGAGGAGAACTTTCATTGAAGAGTGTAGTCGGACAGGGTTGCGACTTTACCATCGAGTTGCCGCTTACTGTGGCTGATGTTCAGGTTCTTCCTGCACCGGAGGAAGAAATTACGGTGGAGCCGTCCGGACCTTCTTTTGCCGGGCGTGAAGTTTATTGCCTGCTGGTCGATGATGATCCGCTACAGTTGGCTCTTACAGAAGAATATCTGCGGCAGAATCATGTGGAAGTAACTTGTTGTACCGATCCGTTCTCGGTAGTTTCTTTATTGCAGAACACCGCTTTCGATGCTGTCATTACAGACATTCAGATGCCGGGAATGGATGGTTACCAGTTATTGGAAAGCATACGTAAATCCGGCATTCCGGGTAGTGATTCGATCCCGGTCATTGCGCTTTCCGCCAGTGTGGAGAATGAGCATGACCATTATCTGGAATCCGGTTTTACCGGTTTTCTGAATAAGCCTTTTACTGCCCGCCAGTTAATCTCTTTATTGAATAAACTGTTGTCGACGGAATTGGTGATAACTTCCGATTTCAACTTTGATTCGCTGACGGCTTTTGCCGGTGAAGACAGGGAAGCTTCTGCATCTATCCTGAAAACATTTATTGAAGAAACAGGTAAGAGTAATGCTCTGCTTGAAGACTCTTTACGTGATAACGATCGGGAACTATCTGCAAAAACATCTCATAAAATGGTACCCTTGTTCACAATGCTGGGTGCAACATCTCTGGTTGAAAAGCTACGAACTATAGAAAAGAATGCTGCCACATTGCCTGAAGAAGAATGGAAATCGTTGCTTTCAGAGGTAATTGTCGAAGTGAAAAAGATTATCGATCAAGCAGTGAGCCTGGTCGGCAGTTGTTAG
- a CDS encoding PDDEXK nuclease domain-containing protein, with protein MKTDTYFIQELSGNNSLVERIEALITEARKRVVSAVNTTMVYTYFEIGRVIVEEEQNGEERAEYGKKLLENLSIHLTARFGKGFSPQNLANMRQLYKMYSSRIFQTLSRKSENNQIVTHEFNFSLSWSHYLKLMRIINPEERNFYEIEAINNNWSLRELERQYDSSLYERLVLSRDKEAVQSLSEKGQLIENPQDVIKDPYVLEFIGLPELPQYNESELEQRLIDNLQIFLLELGKGFTFVGRQVRFTFDEQHFRVDLVFYNRLLRAFVLIDLKRGMLKHQDLGQMQMYVNYYDRFVKLEDESPTIGILLCADKSDAMVEITLPKENNQIFASKYQTILPSKETLKKLIEEQYK; from the coding sequence ATGAAAACCGACACTTATTTTATTCAAGAGCTTTCAGGTAATAATTCATTGGTTGAACGCATAGAAGCATTGATAACGGAAGCTCGTAAGCGGGTGGTTTCTGCTGTTAATACGACTATGGTCTATACCTATTTTGAGATAGGAAGAGTGATCGTAGAAGAAGAGCAGAACGGAGAGGAAAGGGCTGAATATGGTAAAAAACTATTAGAAAATCTATCTATTCATTTGACAGCCAGATTTGGAAAAGGATTTTCTCCACAGAACCTTGCAAATATGAGACAACTTTACAAGATGTACTCTTCTCGAATTTTCCAGACGCTGTCTAGAAAATCTGAAAATAATCAGATTGTAACTCATGAGTTTAATTTTTCACTTAGTTGGTCTCATTATCTAAAACTAATGCGTATAATTAATCCGGAAGAACGTAATTTCTATGAAATAGAAGCAATAAATAATAATTGGAGCCTGCGTGAATTAGAGCGGCAATATGATTCTTCTCTTTATGAACGTTTGGTTTTGAGTCGTGATAAAGAGGCCGTGCAATCCTTGTCTGAGAAAGGACAACTTATAGAGAATCCGCAAGATGTTATAAAAGATCCGTATGTTTTAGAGTTTATTGGATTACCGGAACTTCCCCAATATAATGAAAGTGAATTGGAACAACGACTTATTGATAATTTGCAAATATTTTTGTTGGAATTGGGAAAAGGTTTTACTTTTGTTGGAAGGCAAGTTCGTTTCACTTTTGATGAACAACATTTCCGGGTGGATCTTGTCTTTTATAATCGTTTACTTCGCGCTTTTGTTTTAATTGACCTAAAACGAGGAATGCTGAAACATCAGGATTTGGGACAAATGCAGATGTATGTCAATTATTATGATCGTTTTGTCAAATTAGAAGATGAAAGTCCTACTATTGGCATTCTTTTGTGTGCTGATAAGAGTGATGCGATGGTCGAAATTACTCTTCCAAAAGAAAATAATCAAATTTTTGCAAGTAAATATCAGACTATATTGCCAAGTAAAGAGACTTTGAAGAAGTTGATCGAAGAACAATATAAATAA